A window from Geothermobacter ehrlichii encodes these proteins:
- a CDS encoding metallophosphoesterase produces the protein MTTTGSTGYDIIGDIHGHADALRALLRQLGYRQHNGCFRHPERQAIFAGDFIDRGPDNLGVIDIVRRMVDGGAALAVMGNHEYNAICYHTRHPQTGQPLRPHSAKNTAQHAAFLAEFAGRESLLVETIAWFRSLPLFLELEGLRVIHAEWDARLIRSLTGNGSQPTNTFCLDDHFLFRSVDDRTSEHRIIETLLKGTEIPLPAGCVLQDKDGFARQEIRVKWWQASGRTYREIAMLPDDQLPAIPNLPLTDNGRNIYPTGEKPVFFGHYWMRPPVRLLTPNATCVDFSVARGGVLCGYRWNGERKLHPENLLFV, from the coding sequence ATGACAACGACCGGTTCTACGGGATACGACATCATTGGCGACATTCACGGCCATGCCGACGCTCTGCGGGCTCTGCTGCGTCAGCTCGGCTATCGCCAGCACAACGGATGCTTCCGCCACCCGGAACGTCAGGCGATCTTCGCCGGCGACTTCATCGACCGGGGACCCGACAATCTCGGCGTGATCGATATCGTTCGTCGCATGGTCGACGGCGGGGCAGCTCTCGCCGTCATGGGCAACCACGAATACAATGCCATCTGCTACCACACCCGGCATCCGCAAACAGGCCAGCCGCTGCGGCCCCATTCTGCCAAGAATACCGCGCAACACGCTGCCTTTCTGGCCGAATTTGCCGGCCGGGAAAGCCTTCTTGTCGAGACCATTGCCTGGTTTCGGTCCCTGCCTCTCTTTCTCGAACTGGAAGGCCTGCGGGTCATCCATGCCGAATGGGACGCCAGATTGATCCGGTCGCTGACCGGCAACGGCAGCCAGCCAACGAACACCTTCTGCCTCGACGATCACTTCCTGTTTCGGTCTGTCGATGACCGGACATCGGAGCACCGGATCATCGAAACCCTGCTGAAGGGCACCGAAATCCCTCTGCCGGCAGGATGTGTTCTTCAGGACAAGGACGGCTTCGCCAGACAGGAAATCAGGGTCAAGTGGTGGCAAGCATCCGGCAGAACCTACCGGGAGATTGCCATGCTGCCGGACGACCAGCTGCCAGCTATCCCGAACCTGCCACTGACCGACAACGGGAGGAACATCTATCCCACCGGGGAAAAGCCCGTGTTCTTCGGTCACTACTGGATGAGACCACCTGTCAGGCTGCTGACCCCGAACGCCACCTGTGTCGATTTCAGCGTCGCCAGGGGAGGCGTCCTGTGCGGTTACCGGTGGAACGGAGAGAGGAAGCTGCACCCCGAAAATCTGCTTTTCGTGTAG
- a CDS encoding helix-turn-helix transcriptional regulator, producing the protein MKDAIKLRAFTKSKGATLGSPMETLLRQWLMLRLIPRQPRRISTAELEHKLNEQGYQTTRRTIQRDLDKLSRHFPLVSDGRKPAGWSWQKDAETFDIPGMGPSAALTLRMVESFMLRMLPGQCARSLEGHFRRAQTILDKLSGGHAHWPEKVKVVSRTQPLLPPDISEEVLETITEALFGDRCFRGRYRSAIDGREKQLHFHPLGMVFSDAVIYLVARIDDYQDVRHYALHRFLEVELLEQEVQRPDGFDLEQHMRNGRFEWPLEEGKTIRLRARFAAGASRHLQERRLSEDQTITEDGNDHVILEATVLDSHQLRWWLLGFGDTVEILGPPALRQEFKSIAAKLHQFYQ; encoded by the coding sequence TTGAAAGATGCCATCAAGTTGCGGGCATTTACCAAGTCAAAAGGTGCCACTCTGGGAAGCCCCATGGAAACCCTACTCCGACAATGGCTGATGCTTCGCCTGATTCCGCGCCAGCCTCGCCGCATCAGCACCGCCGAACTCGAACACAAACTGAACGAACAGGGGTATCAAACCACACGACGAACCATCCAGCGCGACCTCGACAAGCTGTCCCGGCATTTTCCGCTGGTCAGCGACGGTCGTAAACCCGCCGGCTGGTCCTGGCAAAAAGACGCCGAGACCTTCGATATTCCTGGCATGGGCCCCAGTGCGGCACTCACTCTGCGGATGGTCGAATCCTTCATGCTGCGCATGCTTCCCGGGCAATGTGCCCGCAGCCTGGAAGGACACTTCCGGCGCGCCCAAACCATTCTCGACAAGCTTTCCGGTGGCCACGCCCACTGGCCGGAAAAGGTGAAGGTTGTTTCGCGCACCCAGCCGCTGCTCCCGCCGGACATCAGTGAAGAGGTCCTTGAGACCATCACTGAAGCCCTCTTCGGAGATCGCTGTTTCAGGGGACGCTATCGGTCGGCAATCGACGGCCGGGAAAAACAACTGCATTTCCATCCCCTGGGAATGGTCTTTTCCGACGCCGTCATCTACCTGGTGGCTCGTATCGACGATTACCAGGACGTCCGCCACTACGCCCTGCACCGGTTTTTGGAAGTCGAACTGCTGGAACAAGAGGTTCAACGGCCCGATGGCTTCGATCTCGAGCAACACATGCGCAACGGCCGTTTCGAATGGCCTCTCGAAGAAGGCAAGACCATCCGCCTGCGTGCCCGTTTTGCTGCCGGCGCGTCACGTCACCTGCAGGAGCGGCGGCTCAGCGAAGACCAGACCATAACAGAAGATGGCAATGACCACGTCATACTCGAAGCCACCGTTCTCGACAGCCATCAATTGCGCTGGTGGCTGCTCGGATTCGGCGATACGGTCGAGATTCTGGGGCCTCCAGCCCTCCGCCAGGAGTTCAAAAGCATCGCGGCCAAACTCCACCAGTTCTACCAATGA
- a CDS encoding M48 family metallopeptidase: MELAYEIRRSSKRRKLTITVERDRRVIVHAPMTTPEAKIREIVETKRLWIYEKLHHPQKYRELPHAPGKELVSGESALYLGRHYRIEVVESDLSEIRFAQRFYIPASYVQNRKTVLREWYIQKAHEKILPRVRHHARQLGVAFNKAKIVDSSYRWGSCTVKNNVNFNWRLIKAPMFIIDYVIVHELAHLLEGNHTSRFWNIVRSQSPMMDKAKQWLMENGNILEEDV, from the coding sequence ATGGAGCTCGCTTACGAAATCCGACGTTCCAGCAAGCGGCGCAAGCTCACCATCACAGTGGAGCGCGACCGGCGTGTGATCGTCCATGCACCCATGACCACACCGGAAGCGAAGATACGCGAGATCGTTGAGACCAAACGCCTGTGGATCTACGAAAAACTCCATCATCCGCAAAAGTACAGGGAATTGCCTCACGCCCCGGGGAAAGAACTCGTCAGTGGCGAGTCGGCGCTATATTTGGGGCGGCATTACCGCATTGAAGTGGTCGAATCCGACCTGTCCGAGATCCGTTTCGCCCAGCGCTTTTATATCCCCGCCTCCTATGTTCAGAATCGGAAGACCGTTTTGCGGGAGTGGTATATCCAAAAGGCCCACGAAAAGATTCTGCCACGGGTGCGCCATCATGCCCGCCAGCTTGGTGTAGCCTTCAACAAGGCCAAGATCGTAGATAGCAGCTACCGCTGGGGGTCGTGTACCGTCAAGAACAACGTTAACTTCAACTGGCGGTTGATAAAGGCGCCCATGTTCATTATTGACTATGTCATCGTTCATGAGTTAGCTCATCTGTTGGAAGGAAACCACACATCAAGGTTCTGGAATATTGTCAGGTCACAATCTCCGATGATGGACAAAGCCAAGCAGTGGTTAATGGAGAATGGGAACATCTTGGAAGAGGACGTGTAG
- a CDS encoding type I restriction endonuclease subunit R: MSLNKTPAHIKIDERNHVEKPLLDQLAGLGWNIIDFTGQKQKPSDTGRESFTEVILPKVLRENIKRINPWLEADQTEEVIKHLTASFPGSNLMENNRHVLHLLLENTSVSENRKTGEKSPTVRFIDFDNPANNDFTAVCQFKVRILGTEHHIIPDIVLFLNGLPVVVIECKSPKVKDAIPEAIDQLLRYSEQRGDRGEGSQPLFYYNQFVVATCRNECKFGTISSHSEKHFYRWADPYPRTVDELEHGASGPNDQQRLVAGMCDPRNLLDIIRTFTLFSTDDKGRTIKIVGRYQQFRAVKLAVKRLLEGKTPRERSGIIWHTQGSGKSLTMMFMVREMYQHPELAKWKVVFVTDRTQLEQQLAETSQGIGFTVKVADSIRTLKELLRSDASDLVMAMIHKFRETELSETFPELNSSPHILVMTDEAHRSQYALLGANLDKAIPNAARIGYTGTPIDKTERVFGDYIDKYTMRQAIEDGVTLEIVYEGRTHYADVPDQKGMDTAFEDVFSDYNLDERLQILGYGSRDAYLEAKETIKAKACDMVRHYLTHVFPNGFKAQIVATSREAAVRYKRWIDASLRLSLRRLRQNNPRKLDLELLQKLETDVIISGGHNDPLHLKKYTDKSRHETSIKRFKLAFGSEEDGQNGNMGILIVNNMLLTGFDAPVEQVMYLDKVVVAHNLLQAIARVNRVGGLGKDKGFVVDYVGIGHHLKKALEDYDEREQKQITEALSFPEEEIRELEAAHKAIMDLLKKHGLNDLSDTDAFFDLFYDEDIRFDFILAFKQFTKCLNTVFPAKEALDYIDDYKALTEINVLAGKHLRDQRLSMKGIPPKLRAITDEYLVSKGIDLRVPPISILDDNFEKQVGKHKRTKTKAAEVEHAIRHHLDVELDDDPDLQASFAEALERILDEFHHNWAKVYDELEKLRQKIIAASQEPTYDLHRKKQMPFFRSFRRELFGEKDLNDDEIAMLVDLTQRISLVVERELKLTGFWESIPARNNLTAEIKKILLSKKFIGLPKMKENYKHIISRIIEIAEKNNDIILYAE; the protein is encoded by the coding sequence ATGAGCCTCAATAAGACCCCTGCACATATCAAGATCGACGAGCGCAACCATGTGGAAAAGCCGCTGCTGGACCAATTGGCGGGGCTTGGCTGGAACATCATCGACTTTACCGGCCAGAAGCAGAAGCCAAGCGACACGGGGCGAGAAAGTTTTACCGAGGTGATTCTTCCCAAGGTTCTGAGAGAAAACATTAAACGCATCAATCCATGGCTGGAGGCGGACCAGACCGAGGAGGTGATCAAGCACCTCACGGCCAGTTTCCCCGGCAGCAACCTCATGGAGAACAACCGGCATGTTCTGCATCTGCTGCTGGAGAACACCAGCGTCAGCGAGAACCGCAAGACGGGTGAGAAAAGCCCCACGGTGCGCTTTATCGACTTTGACAATCCGGCCAACAACGACTTTACCGCCGTCTGCCAGTTCAAGGTACGTATCCTGGGCACCGAGCACCATATCATTCCGGACATCGTGCTGTTTCTGAACGGCCTGCCGGTGGTGGTGATCGAGTGCAAGTCGCCCAAGGTCAAGGACGCCATCCCTGAAGCCATTGACCAGCTTCTGCGCTACAGCGAGCAGCGCGGCGACCGAGGCGAAGGCAGCCAGCCGCTCTTTTATTACAACCAGTTCGTAGTGGCCACCTGCCGCAACGAATGCAAGTTCGGCACCATCAGCTCGCACAGCGAAAAGCATTTCTACCGTTGGGCAGACCCTTACCCGCGCACGGTGGATGAGCTGGAACACGGCGCCAGCGGCCCCAATGATCAGCAGCGACTGGTAGCCGGCATGTGTGACCCTCGCAATCTGCTGGACATCATTCGCACCTTCACCCTGTTCTCCACCGACGATAAGGGCCGGACGATCAAAATCGTGGGGCGCTATCAGCAGTTCCGTGCTGTCAAGCTGGCGGTCAAACGTTTGCTTGAGGGCAAGACACCGCGAGAGCGCAGCGGCATTATCTGGCACACTCAGGGATCGGGCAAGTCACTTACTATGATGTTCATGGTACGGGAGATGTACCAGCACCCGGAATTGGCCAAGTGGAAAGTGGTGTTCGTCACCGATCGCACTCAACTGGAGCAGCAATTAGCCGAGACCAGCCAGGGCATTGGCTTCACGGTCAAGGTGGCCGACAGCATCAGGACGCTCAAGGAACTGCTCCGCTCCGACGCTTCTGATCTGGTGATGGCCATGATTCACAAATTCCGCGAGACGGAGCTGTCTGAGACTTTCCCGGAGCTAAACTCTAGCCCGCATATCCTGGTGATGACCGACGAGGCTCATCGCTCGCAATATGCGCTGTTGGGAGCTAATCTGGATAAAGCCATCCCCAACGCCGCCCGTATCGGCTACACCGGCACCCCCATAGACAAGACCGAACGGGTGTTCGGCGACTATATCGACAAGTACACCATGCGCCAGGCCATTGAGGACGGGGTGACGTTGGAAATTGTCTATGAAGGCCGCACCCACTATGCCGACGTGCCCGACCAGAAAGGCATGGATACGGCATTCGAGGATGTCTTCAGCGACTACAACCTGGACGAGCGTTTGCAGATTCTGGGATATGGATCGCGAGATGCCTACCTGGAAGCAAAGGAGACCATCAAGGCCAAAGCCTGCGATATGGTGCGGCACTATCTGACTCATGTCTTTCCCAATGGCTTTAAGGCGCAAATCGTGGCTACCTCCCGTGAGGCGGCAGTGCGTTACAAGCGCTGGATTGACGCATCATTACGACTCTCCCTGCGTAGGCTGCGACAGAACAACCCCCGCAAGCTGGACCTCGAGCTACTCCAAAAGCTGGAGACGGATGTAATCATCTCCGGCGGGCATAATGACCCGTTGCATCTGAAAAAATATACTGACAAGTCGCGGCACGAGACCAGCATCAAGCGCTTCAAACTGGCTTTCGGTAGCGAGGAAGATGGCCAGAATGGCAATATGGGGATTCTGATTGTCAACAATATGCTGCTGACCGGCTTTGACGCGCCGGTGGAGCAAGTGATGTATCTAGACAAGGTGGTCGTTGCCCACAACTTGTTGCAGGCTATTGCTCGCGTCAACCGAGTGGGTGGCCTAGGTAAGGACAAGGGATTCGTGGTTGATTATGTTGGTATCGGCCATCACCTGAAAAAGGCGCTGGAGGACTACGACGAGCGTGAGCAGAAGCAGATCACTGAAGCACTAAGTTTTCCGGAGGAGGAAATCCGCGAACTGGAGGCGGCGCACAAGGCGATCATGGATTTGCTGAAAAAGCATGGCCTAAACGACCTGAGCGATACGGATGCCTTTTTCGATCTATTTTACGACGAAGACATCCGCTTCGATTTCATACTGGCTTTCAAGCAGTTTACCAAATGCCTGAATACCGTTTTCCCGGCCAAGGAAGCGCTTGATTACATTGATGATTACAAAGCGCTGACCGAAATTAATGTGCTTGCCGGTAAGCACCTGCGCGACCAACGCCTGAGCATGAAAGGCATCCCGCCCAAGCTACGGGCCATCACAGACGAATATCTGGTGTCGAAAGGCATCGACCTTAGGGTGCCACCAATTTCAATTCTCGACGACAACTTTGAAAAGCAGGTAGGCAAGCACAAGAGAACAAAAACCAAGGCGGCCGAGGTTGAACATGCGATACGCCACCATCTGGATGTGGAGCTCGATGACGATCCGGATCTGCAAGCCTCTTTTGCCGAGGCGCTGGAGAGGATTCTGGATGAGTTTCATCACAATTGGGCCAAAGTCTATGATGAACTTGAGAAGCTTCGTCAGAAGATCATCGCTGCATCTCAGGAACCAACCTACGATCTGCACCGCAAGAAACAGATGCCGTTTTTCCGTTCTTTCCGCCGCGAGCTGTTCGGCGAGAAAGATCTGAATGATGACGAGATCGCGATGCTGGTGGATCTGACGCAACGGATATCCCTGGTCGTTGAGCGCGAACTGAAGCTGACCGGATTCTGGGAGAGCATCCCGGCACGCAACAATCTGACTGCGGAGATCAAGAAGATTTTGCTTTCAAAAAAGTTTATTGGACTACCCAAAATGAAAGAAAATTATAAACACATCATCAGCCGCATTATAGAAATCGCCGAAAAGAACAACGACATCATCCTCTACGCGGAGTGA
- a CDS encoding restriction endonuclease subunit S → MNADWQRESLFSVLETIESGSRPKGGVNSEYGDVPSLGGENILPSGKVVLENVKLVSWDFYKGMSKGHLLPGDVLINKDGAQTGKVGFYFSGDQDYACINEHLFLLRGKCKKITQEYLYYSLLSESIQRQISLQISGSAQPGLKTSFINWVFLDLPGSITEQAKIAEVLSAVDRAIEHTEALIAKQQRIKTGLMQDLLIRGIDEHGNLRSEETHKFKDSPLGPIPVEWNVLRMEHLTTQIVDGVHHTPNYVESGVPFIVVTDLTSTPGIDFSNTRLISEDAHKLYKKRANPTAGDVLVTKDGTLGVARIVPEDAPEFSIFVSVALLRPKYEICMPQLIWAFFDSGEFMMQLGSLSAGTGLAHIHLEHFRKFLVRTPPISEQITIFQIIGSHNETLKHLNKDLFKLQSLKNALMQDLLTGKVRVTPLLEKEQQEACA, encoded by the coding sequence ATGAATGCAGATTGGCAACGGGAAAGTTTATTTTCAGTTCTTGAAACAATTGAAAGCGGTTCTCGGCCTAAGGGTGGCGTTAATAGTGAGTATGGGGATGTACCAAGCCTCGGGGGAGAAAATATTTTACCTTCAGGCAAGGTAGTTCTTGAAAATGTCAAACTCGTTTCATGGGATTTCTACAAAGGAATGTCCAAAGGGCACCTTCTTCCTGGTGATGTTCTTATTAACAAAGACGGTGCTCAGACTGGAAAGGTTGGATTTTACTTCTCTGGTGATCAGGATTATGCCTGTATCAACGAACACCTTTTTCTACTTCGAGGAAAATGCAAGAAAATAACTCAAGAGTACCTCTATTACAGCCTTTTATCGGAAAGTATTCAGAGGCAAATAAGTTTACAGATCTCTGGATCAGCGCAGCCTGGATTAAAAACAAGTTTCATTAATTGGGTATTCTTGGACCTTCCGGGCTCTATAACTGAACAAGCCAAAATTGCTGAAGTCCTTTCAGCGGTGGATCGGGCGATTGAGCATACCGAGGCGCTGATTGCCAAGCAGCAGCGCATAAAGACCGGCCTGATGCAGGACCTCCTCATCCGCGGCATCGACGAACACGGCAACCTCCGCTCTGAAGAAACCCATAAATTCAAAGATTCCCCACTGGGGCCGATTCCGGTGGAGTGGAATGTATTGAGGATGGAGCATCTGACAACACAAATCGTTGATGGCGTACATCACACGCCAAATTATGTAGAGTCTGGCGTACCATTTATTGTAGTAACAGATCTCACATCCACTCCCGGAATTGATTTTTCAAATACTAGGCTTATATCTGAAGATGCTCACAAGTTATACAAAAAACGCGCAAATCCAACCGCAGGTGATGTGTTGGTGACAAAAGATGGAACACTAGGTGTCGCCCGGATAGTACCCGAGGATGCTCCAGAGTTTAGCATTTTTGTATCTGTTGCTTTGCTTAGACCAAAGTACGAAATTTGTATGCCACAGTTGATTTGGGCATTTTTCGACAGCGGTGAGTTTATGATGCAACTTGGCTCACTATCAGCTGGAACCGGACTTGCACACATTCATTTGGAACATTTTCGGAAATTTTTAGTGCGCACACCTCCTATTAGTGAGCAAATTACTATATTTCAAATAATAGGAAGCCACAATGAAACATTGAAGCATCTAAACAAAGATTTATTCAAGCTGCAATCTCTTAAGAATGCTCTCATGCAAGACCTGCTCACCGGCAAAGTCCGCGTGACGCCACTACTGGAAAAAGAACAACAGGAGGCCTGCGCATGA